One Bradyrhizobium sp. ISRA464 genomic window carries:
- a CDS encoding twin-arginine translocation pathway signal yields the protein MSVRFSRRRSLSRAAVVAALLALAAGESGCAQIGDSMSSAFADPAKYELYDCKQLEAERKGLANRAAEQEGLMAKARTGVGGAVISEMAYRNELIAIHGQQKFADEAWRKNKCHETTPDAPAATPAPMPTPNAKGARPRSGLH from the coding sequence ATGTCCGTTCGCTTTTCACGCCGCCGAAGCCTGTCGCGCGCGGCTGTCGTCGCTGCGTTGCTCGCCTTGGCCGCGGGCGAATCCGGCTGCGCGCAGATCGGCGACTCGATGTCCTCGGCTTTCGCCGATCCCGCCAAATACGAGCTCTATGATTGCAAACAGCTCGAGGCCGAACGTAAGGGCCTTGCAAACCGTGCCGCGGAGCAGGAAGGGCTGATGGCAAAGGCCCGGACCGGCGTCGGCGGTGCCGTGATATCGGAAATGGCCTACCGCAACGAGCTGATTGCGATCCATGGCCAGCAGAAGTTCGCGGACGAAGCCTGGCGCAAGAACAAGTGCCATGAAACGACGCCGGACGCCCCTGCGGCGACACCGGCCCCCATGCCCACACCCAACGCGAAGGGGGCGCGACCGCGTTCCGGCCTCCACTAA
- a CDS encoding FAD-dependent monooxygenase, with product MALTRTVIVAGAGIGGLTASLTLAAQGFRVVVLERAERLEEAGAGIQLSPNASRILVGLGLKERLAPRAVTPEFVNIMSARAGGEIARMPLGEAAAFRAGAPYWVIHRADLQAVLQTAANDHPDIDLRLGCQFDDVSKHATGLTVVQRRGNARQQELAVALIGADGIWSSVRGHLFPDVQPQFSGLIAWRGTLEASALPREYITPHVQLWMGPDAHLVAYPISAGRQINVVAITAGVWNQPGWSAPGDTNEIKGAFATSRWPSTARMLIGAVDKRWRKWALFTLPDLGRWNEGAMALLGDAAHAMLPFAAQGAGMAIEDAAVLAKALSDSTGENTSEIPAALTRYTLMRRARVLQVQRLARQQGRIYHLSGAAAIARDLAIRAMGPRRMLARQDWVYDWCL from the coding sequence GTGGCGCTGACGCGAACCGTTATCGTTGCAGGCGCCGGAATCGGAGGACTGACGGCGTCGCTGACGCTGGCGGCGCAGGGTTTCCGCGTCGTGGTGCTCGAAAGGGCCGAGCGGCTCGAGGAAGCTGGTGCCGGCATCCAGCTCTCACCCAACGCCAGCAGAATCCTGGTCGGGCTCGGACTGAAGGAGCGGCTTGCACCGCGCGCGGTGACGCCTGAATTCGTCAACATCATGAGCGCGCGGGCCGGCGGCGAGATCGCGCGGATGCCGCTCGGCGAAGCCGCTGCGTTCCGCGCCGGCGCCCCCTATTGGGTGATCCATCGCGCCGACCTGCAGGCCGTGCTCCAGACTGCAGCCAACGACCACCCCGACATCGATCTCCGCCTCGGCTGTCAGTTCGATGATGTTAGCAAGCACGCCACCGGGCTGACGGTGGTGCAGCGGCGCGGCAATGCACGGCAACAGGAACTGGCTGTGGCGCTGATCGGAGCCGACGGCATCTGGTCGTCGGTGCGCGGGCACCTGTTCCCGGACGTGCAGCCGCAGTTCTCAGGCCTGATCGCCTGGCGCGGTACGCTGGAGGCGAGCGCCTTGCCGCGCGAATACATCACACCGCACGTGCAACTCTGGATGGGGCCCGACGCGCATCTTGTCGCCTACCCGATTTCGGCCGGACGACAGATCAACGTTGTCGCAATCACAGCCGGCGTCTGGAACCAGCCGGGCTGGAGCGCACCCGGCGACACCAACGAGATCAAGGGCGCGTTCGCTACGTCGCGCTGGCCCTCGACCGCGCGGATGCTGATCGGCGCGGTCGACAAACGGTGGCGCAAATGGGCGCTCTTCACCTTGCCCGATCTCGGCCGCTGGAACGAAGGCGCGATGGCGCTGCTCGGCGACGCTGCGCATGCAATGCTGCCATTTGCCGCGCAGGGCGCCGGCATGGCGATCGAGGACGCAGCCGTGCTCGCAAAGGCCCTGAGCGACAGCACCGGCGAAAATACATCGGAAATTCCGGCCGCGCTGACGCGCTATACGCTGATGCGGCGTGCGCGCGTATTGCAGGTGCAGCGCCTGGCCCGGCAACAGGGCCGGATCTATCACCTGAGCGGGGCCGCAGCGATCGCGCGCGACCTTGCCATCCGCGCGATGGGACCGCGTCGCATGCTGGCACGGCAGGATTGGGTGTACGACTGGTGCTTGTGA
- a CDS encoding zinc-finger domain-containing protein: protein MSDHVVPHFHNDAGVSVIEIGSQEFMCVGANPPFDHPHVFLDLGNDNEIICPYCSTLYRFAPDLGPGEARPPECVLKDKVA, encoded by the coding sequence ATGTCCGACCACGTCGTCCCGCACTTCCATAACGATGCCGGTGTCTCGGTGATCGAGATCGGCTCGCAGGAATTCATGTGCGTGGGCGCAAACCCGCCATTCGACCATCCGCACGTGTTCCTCGACCTCGGCAACGACAACGAGATCATCTGCCCGTATTGCTCGACGCTCTATCGTTTCGCGCCCGACCTCGGTCCCGGTGAGGCACGCCCTCCGGAATGTGTGCTGAAGGACAAGGTCGCCTGA